A genome region from Lytechinus pictus isolate F3 Inbred chromosome 14, Lp3.0, whole genome shotgun sequence includes the following:
- the LOC135156608 gene encoding uncharacterized protein LOC135156608, with protein sequence MVDAKPISDSNKLNYLNTYVCGKAKEIVENYLLLGEDDGYQKARAEIDRRFGNPSALSVAYTRKLCLWPRIESKDASGLRDFSDFLQKVLSAKTKVKNLGILDFPQENVKLVAKLPEYLEDEWREEIDRWRETNSPQSYPSFSCFVGFVKKAADRANIPELEPLKDKSTPTKS encoded by the coding sequence ATGGTGGATGCTAAGCCAATCAGTGACTCTAATAAATTGAACTACTTGAACACCTACGTTTGTGGAAAAGCTAAAGAAATTGTTGAAAACTATTTGTTATTAGGAGAGGACGATGGTTATCAGAAGGCTCGTGCGGAAATTGATAGGAGGTTTGGCAACCCAAGTGCTCTCAGTGTTGCTTACACCAGAAAGCTCTGTTTGTGGCCACGTATTGAAAGTAAAGATGCAAGTGGATTGAGAGACTTTTCCGACTTCTTGCAGAAGGTCTTGTCAGCCAAGACGAAGGTCAAGAATCTAGGAATCCTGGACTTTCCCCAAGAGAATGTAAAGCTCGTAGCAAAGTTGCCAGAGTACTTGGAAGATGAATGGCGAGAGGAAATTGATAGATGGCGCGAAACTAATAGCCCCCAAAGTTATCCATCGTTCTCGTGTTTCGTTGGTTTTGTGAAGAAAGCAGCTGACAGAGCGAACATTCCTGAGTTGGaacctttaaaggacaagtccaccccaacaaaaagttga